A genomic region of Zea mays cultivar B73 chromosome 6, Zm-B73-REFERENCE-NAM-5.0, whole genome shotgun sequence contains the following coding sequences:
- the LOC100191573 gene encoding uncharacterized protein LOC100191573 isoform 3 (isoform 3 is encoded by transcript variant 3) — MAAPGSLRLLQAPSFAAAKCQPVGGRASARRAPRPLFAVRASAADAANRDAVLKAFRENRALKIISGLQNFDRSSVASVVTAADKGGATHVDIACDKDLVKLAMDLTNLPICVSSVDPSAFHSAVQAGAKMVEIGNYDSFYEMGIEFSSEQILKLTRETRKMLPDITLSVTVPHTLSLPDQMRLAELLEEEGADIIQTEGGKCSSPTKPGVLGLIEKATPTLAAAYSISRAVSIPVMCSSGLSSVTAPMAVTAGAAGVGVGSAINKLNDVVAMIAEVRSIAQAMELAPRIVSETLRTISY, encoded by the exons ATGGCAGCGCCAGGCTCCCTGCGACTTCTCCAGGCCCCGTCCTTCGCTGCGGCCAAGTGCCAGCCGGTGGGTGGCCGGGCATCCGCGCGGCGAGCGCCACGGCCACTGTTCGCCGTGCGCGCCTCGGCTGCTGACGCCGCCAACAGGGATGCCGTGCTCAAGGCCTTCCGCGAGAACAGGGCTCTCAAG ATAATTTCCGGTCTTCAGAACTTTGACAGGAGCAGTGTTGCATCTGTTGTCACAGCTGCAGATAAG GGAGGTGCAACACATGTTGACATAGCATGTGACAAGGACTTAGTAAAGCTTGCCATGGATCTTACCAACCTTCCG ATCTGTGTCTCATCTGTAGATCCTTCAGCGTTCCATTCTGCAGTACAAGCAGGAGCTAAAATG GTTGAGATTGGAAACTATGATTCTTTTTATGAGATGGGCATTGAGTTCTCCTCTGAGCAG ATACTGAAGCTAACAAGGGAAACAAGGAAGATGCTTCCAGACATCACCTTATCAGTAACAGTTCCTCACACACTTAGTTTGCCAGATCAG ATGAGACTAGCAGAGCTACTCGAAGAGGAAGGAGCTGATATAATCCAAACTGAGGGTGGGAAATGTTCTAGCCCGACAAAACCTGGAGTGCTTGGATTGATTGAAAAG GCAACACCAACACTCGCCGCAGCATACTCCATCTCTCGGGCTGTTAGTATTCCAGTGATGTGCTCGTCAGGGTTAAGCTCGGTGACTGCACCAATGGCAGTAACTGCAGGAGCTGCTGGAGTT GGAGTCGGTTCTGCTATTAACAAACTCAACGACGTTGTGGCAATGATCGCTGAGGTGAGAAGCATTGCGCAAGCAATGGAGCTTGCGCCAAGAATCGTGTCCGAAACCCTGAGAACAATTAGTTACTAG
- the LOC100191573 gene encoding uncharacterized protein LOC100191573 isoform 1 (isoform 1 is encoded by transcript variant 1): MAAPGSLRLLQAPSFAAAKCQPVGGRASARRAPRPLFAVRASAADAANRDAVLKAFRENRALKTSLRLYDVKKRGLCYTAFVCCFLLEGGATHVDIACDKDLVKLAMDLTNLPICVSSVDPSAFHSAVQAGAKMVEIGNYDSFYEMGIEFSSEQILKLTRETRKMLPDITLSVTVPHTLSLPDQMRLAELLEEEGADIIQTEGGKCSSPTKPGVLGLIEKATPTLAAAYSISRAVSIPVMCSSGLSSVTAPMAVTAGAAGVGVGSAINKLNDVVAMIAEVRSIAQAMELAPRIVSETLRTISY; encoded by the exons ATGGCAGCGCCAGGCTCCCTGCGACTTCTCCAGGCCCCGTCCTTCGCTGCGGCCAAGTGCCAGCCGGTGGGTGGCCGGGCATCCGCGCGGCGAGCGCCACGGCCACTGTTCGCCGTGCGCGCCTCGGCTGCTGACGCCGCCAACAGGGATGCCGTGCTCAAGGCCTTCCGCGAGAACAGGGCTCTCAAG ACTTCTTTGAGACTATATGATGTGAAAAAGAGAGGTCTCTGTTACACTGCTTTTGTCTGTTGTTTTCTTCTAGAG GGAGGTGCAACACATGTTGACATAGCATGTGACAAGGACTTAGTAAAGCTTGCCATGGATCTTACCAACCTTCCG ATCTGTGTCTCATCTGTAGATCCTTCAGCGTTCCATTCTGCAGTACAAGCAGGAGCTAAAATG GTTGAGATTGGAAACTATGATTCTTTTTATGAGATGGGCATTGAGTTCTCCTCTGAGCAG ATACTGAAGCTAACAAGGGAAACAAGGAAGATGCTTCCAGACATCACCTTATCAGTAACAGTTCCTCACACACTTAGTTTGCCAGATCAG ATGAGACTAGCAGAGCTACTCGAAGAGGAAGGAGCTGATATAATCCAAACTGAGGGTGGGAAATGTTCTAGCCCGACAAAACCTGGAGTGCTTGGATTGATTGAAAAG GCAACACCAACACTCGCCGCAGCATACTCCATCTCTCGGGCTGTTAGTATTCCAGTGATGTGCTCGTCAGGGTTAAGCTCGGTGACTGCACCAATGGCAGTAACTGCAGGAGCTGCTGGAGTT GGAGTCGGTTCTGCTATTAACAAACTCAACGACGTTGTGGCAATGATCGCTGAGGTGAGAAGCATTGCGCAAGCAATGGAGCTTGCGCCAAGAATCGTGTCCGAAACCCTGAGAACAATTAGTTACTAG
- the LOC100191573 gene encoding uncharacterized protein LOC100191573 isoform 2 (isoform 2 is encoded by transcript variant 2) — translation MAAPGSLRLLQAPSFAAAKCQPVGGRASARRAPRPLFAVRASAADAANRDAVLKAFRENRALKGGATHVDIACDKDLVKLAMDLTNLPICVSSVDPSAFHSAVQAGAKMVEIGNYDSFYEMGIEFSSEQILKLTRETRKMLPDITLSVTVPHTLSLPDQMRLAELLEEEGADIIQTEGGKCSSPTKPGVLGLIEKATPTLAAAYSISRAVSIPVMCSSGLSSVTAPMAVTAGAAGVGVGSAINKLNDVVAMIAEVRSIAQAMELAPRIVSETLRTISY, via the exons ATGGCAGCGCCAGGCTCCCTGCGACTTCTCCAGGCCCCGTCCTTCGCTGCGGCCAAGTGCCAGCCGGTGGGTGGCCGGGCATCCGCGCGGCGAGCGCCACGGCCACTGTTCGCCGTGCGCGCCTCGGCTGCTGACGCCGCCAACAGGGATGCCGTGCTCAAGGCCTTCCGCGAGAACAGGGCTCTCAAG GGAGGTGCAACACATGTTGACATAGCATGTGACAAGGACTTAGTAAAGCTTGCCATGGATCTTACCAACCTTCCG ATCTGTGTCTCATCTGTAGATCCTTCAGCGTTCCATTCTGCAGTACAAGCAGGAGCTAAAATG GTTGAGATTGGAAACTATGATTCTTTTTATGAGATGGGCATTGAGTTCTCCTCTGAGCAG ATACTGAAGCTAACAAGGGAAACAAGGAAGATGCTTCCAGACATCACCTTATCAGTAACAGTTCCTCACACACTTAGTTTGCCAGATCAG ATGAGACTAGCAGAGCTACTCGAAGAGGAAGGAGCTGATATAATCCAAACTGAGGGTGGGAAATGTTCTAGCCCGACAAAACCTGGAGTGCTTGGATTGATTGAAAAG GCAACACCAACACTCGCCGCAGCATACTCCATCTCTCGGGCTGTTAGTATTCCAGTGATGTGCTCGTCAGGGTTAAGCTCGGTGACTGCACCAATGGCAGTAACTGCAGGAGCTGCTGGAGTT GGAGTCGGTTCTGCTATTAACAAACTCAACGACGTTGTGGCAATGATCGCTGAGGTGAGAAGCATTGCGCAAGCAATGGAGCTTGCGCCAAGAATCGTGTCCGAAACCCTGAGAACAATTAGTTACTAG
- the LOC100274143 gene encoding uncharacterized protein LOC100274143, with protein sequence MVPSRASPSKRRHPGATSAPRTARSSPMRRRGRSRLARAALHLPRQGDPHGAAGRAARSPSRSRWASASSWSSPTWRGSTRRCSSSRCPRARLDRASRLLRQLIAPPRVHVRGGWQRAVHRQRPRHGARGRGRRGGVQRAAWSGAVPADVLGDGGQWRRRLELVGTDHRR encoded by the coding sequence ATGGTGCCCTCGCGGGCCTCGCCATCGAAGCGCCGACATCCGGGGGCGACGTCGGCGCCCAGGACGGCACGCTCTTCGCCCATGCGGCGACGAGGCCGTAGTCGCTTGGCTCGAGCCGCTCTTCACCTTCCTCGGCAGGGCGACCCGCATGGGGCAGCTGGCAGAGCAGCAAGATCGCCATCCAGATCGCGGTGGGCCTCGGCGAGTTCGTGGTCTTCGCCCACCTGGCGGGGCTCAACGCGCCGCTGTTCCTCCTCGCGGTGTCCAAGAGCGCGGCTGGATCGCGCGTCACGACTTCTTCGGCAACTGATTGCTCCGCCGCGAGTTCACGTCAGAGGTGGGTGGCAGCGTGCCGTACATCGTCAAAGACCTCGGCATGGCGCTCGAGGTCGGGGACGGCGGGGAGGAGTCCAACGTGCTGCCTGGAGCGGCGCTGTACCGGCAGATGTTCTCGGCGATGGTGGCCAATGGCGACGGCGACTTGAGCTTGTAGGGACTGATCACCGCCGTTGA